In Dama dama isolate Ldn47 chromosome 20, ASM3311817v1, whole genome shotgun sequence, a single window of DNA contains:
- the PBXIP1 gene encoding pre-B-cell leukemia transcription factor-interacting protein 1 isoform X1 codes for MDVAASAAAGTSAVMASCPDSDNSWVLAGSESLPVETLGPESGMDAESERAPRAPRSPSKAAAEESAGTLDGGETVSQSESSQSGPILSEEAEAKQGVLEGDDPGMETPGPGDTEARGDLEETPEVVGLEPDSQDLEDQSPPRSLPSSPNTAQIREEAHRSSSEEDDTDVDVEGLRRRRGREPGTPQPAATLGVESQGQGEGAGGELGISLNMCLLGALVLLGLGILLFGGLSESESGPLEGVDLQVLPDPESDAEMLEAAGDGQDGLQQLQTSELLDSVPSLQNMALLLDKLAKENQDIRLLQAQLQAQKEELQSLMHQPKGLEEENARLRGALQQGEASQRALESELQQLRAQLQGLEADCVQGADGLCLHWGRGPQAGKVTKEQGATGPEPSPGFLEQKKQLEAEAQALRQELERQRRLLGSVQQDLERSLRDAGRGHPAQAGLAELGHRLAQKLRGLEDWGQRPGVPANVSEAWHQKPHFQNFRERSGKEKWWDRQGDWKTEHRKHKKEVSGREKSWRGEEDRERAGRWKEGKPRVEEWASKKDGKRQRSKEPPRKSGSSHPSGERQKHPRWKEGAKDRHDPLPLWAELSKHKYQAPQGCSGVHECARQEGLAFFGIELAPVQQQELASLLRTYLARLPWAGPLTKELPLSPTYFGEDGIFRHDRLRFRDFVDALEDSLEEVAVRQTGDDDEVDDFEDFIFSHFFGDKALKKRSGKDKHLQNSRVVGPREEHSPHRRG; via the exons ATGGAT GTGGCAGCCTCAGCAGCTGCGGGAACCTCAGCAGTGATGGCCTCCTGCCCAGACTCGGACAATAGCTGGGTGCTTGCCGGCTCAGAG AGCCTGCCTGTGGAGACCTTGGGCCCTGAATCTGGGATGGACGCAGAATCTGAGAGAGCTCCCCGGGCCCCTCGGAGCCCCTCCAAGGCAGCTGCTGAGGAATCAGCTGGGACCTTGGATGGAGGAG AGACTGTGTCCCAGAGTGAGAGCTCCCAATCTGGGCCCATCCTGTCAGAGGAGGCTGAGGCCAAG CAGGGTGTCCTGGAAGGGGATGACCCTGGAATGGAGACCCCCGGCCCAGGAGACACAGAGGCCCGGGGAGACTTGGAGGAGACCCCTGAGGTGGTAGGCCTGGAACCGGACTCACAGGACCTGGAGGATCAGAGCCCCCCCCGCAGCCTGCCTTCATCCCCCAACACAG ctcAGATCAGGGAGGAGGCCCACCGCTCCAGCAGCGAGGAGGACGACACCGATGTGGATGTGGAGGGTCTGCGGAGACGGCGGGGCCGGGAGCCCGGCACTCCTCAGCCCGCGGCCACCCTGGGTGTGGAGAGCCAGGGCCAGGGCGAAGGTGCAGGCGGGGAGCTGGGCATCTCCCtcaacatgtgtctcctcggggCCCTGGTTCTGCTGGGCCTGGGGATCCTCCTCTTTG GTGGCCTCTCAGAGTCTGAAAGTG GGCCCCTGGAGGGAGTAGACCTGCAGGTCTTGCCAGATCCGGAGTCTGATGCTGAGATGCTGGAGGCTGCGGGGGATGGGCAG GATGGACTACAGCAGCTACAGACCTCAGAGCTCCTGGACAGTGTCCCCAGCCTGCAGAACATGGCCCTTCTGCTGGATAAGCTGGCCAAGGAGAACCAGGACATCCGACTACTGCAGGCCCAGCTGCAG GCCCAGAAGGAAGAGCTTCAGAGCCTGATGCATCAGCCCAAAGGGCTAGAAGAGGAGAATGCCCGGCTCCGAGGGGCCCTCCAGCAGGGCGAGGCCTCCCAGCGGGCCCTGGAGTCAGAGCTGCAGCAGCTGCGGGCCCAGCTTCAGGGACTGGAGGCTGACTGCGTCCAGGGTGCAGATGGGCTGTGTCTCCATTGGGGCAGAGGCCCGCAGGCTGGCAAGGTCACCAAGGAGCAAGGCGCTACAGGGCCGGAGCCAAGCCCTGGATTCCTGGAGCAAAAGAAACAGCTAGAGGCCGAGGCCCAGGCATTAAGGCAAGAGTTGGAGCGGCAGCGGCGGCTGCTGGGGTCTGTGCAGCAGGACCTGGAACGGAGCTTGAGGGATGCGGGCCGAGGGCATCCAGCCCAGGCTGGCCTGGCTGAGTTGGGTCACAGGCTGGCCCAGAAGCTGCGGGGCCTGGAGGACTGGGGCCAGCGCCCTGGGGTCCCTGCCAATGTCTCAGAGGCCTGGCATCAGAAGCCTCACTTCCAGAATTTCAGGGAGCGGAGTGGGAAGGAAAAGTGGTGGGATAGGCAAGGGGACTGGAAGACCGAGCACCGGAAACATAAGAAGGAGGTATCTGGCCGGGAGAAGAGCTGGCGGGGTGAGGAGGACAGGGAGCGGGCGGGGAGGTGGAAGGAGGGCAAGCCAAGGGTGGAGGAGTGGGCCAGCAAGAAGGATGGCAAGCGACAGCGTTCCAAGGAGCCCCCCAGGAAAAGTGGGAGCTCCCACCCCTCCGGAGAAAGGCAGAAACACCCTCGATGGAAGGAAGGAGCTAAAGACAGGCATGACCCCCTGCCACTCTGGGCAGAGCTGTCCAAGCACAAGTACCAGGCACCCCAGGGCTGTTCAGGTGTCCATGAGTGTGCCCGGCAGGAGGGCCTGGCCTTCTTTGGCATAGAGCTAGCCCCCGTGCAGCAACAGGAGCTGGCCTCTCTGCTGAGGACGTACCTGGCACGACTGCCTTGGGCCGGGCCACTGACCAAGGAGCTGCCCCTCTCTCCCACTTACTTCGGTGAGGATGGTATCTTCCGCCACGACCGCCTCCGCTTCCGTGACTTTGTAGACGCCTTGGAGGAcagcctggaggaggtggcagtgAGACAAACAGGTGATGACGACGAGGTGGATGACTTTGAGGATTTCATCTTCAGCCACTTCTTTGGAGACAAAGCACTGAAGAAGAG GTCTGGGAAGGACAAACATTTGCAGAACTCCAGAGTTGTGGGGCCCAGGGAGGAGCACAGCCCCCACCGCCGGGGCTGA
- the PBXIP1 gene encoding pre-B-cell leukemia transcription factor-interacting protein 1 isoform X2 has protein sequence MDVAASAAAGTSAVMASCPDSDNSWVLAGSESLPVETLGPESGMDAESERAPRAPRSPSKAAAEESAGTLDGGETVSQSESSQSGPILSEEAEAKGVLEGDDPGMETPGPGDTEARGDLEETPEVVGLEPDSQDLEDQSPPRSLPSSPNTAQIREEAHRSSSEEDDTDVDVEGLRRRRGREPGTPQPAATLGVESQGQGEGAGGELGISLNMCLLGALVLLGLGILLFGGLSESESGPLEGVDLQVLPDPESDAEMLEAAGDGQDGLQQLQTSELLDSVPSLQNMALLLDKLAKENQDIRLLQAQLQAQKEELQSLMHQPKGLEEENARLRGALQQGEASQRALESELQQLRAQLQGLEADCVQGADGLCLHWGRGPQAGKVTKEQGATGPEPSPGFLEQKKQLEAEAQALRQELERQRRLLGSVQQDLERSLRDAGRGHPAQAGLAELGHRLAQKLRGLEDWGQRPGVPANVSEAWHQKPHFQNFRERSGKEKWWDRQGDWKTEHRKHKKEVSGREKSWRGEEDRERAGRWKEGKPRVEEWASKKDGKRQRSKEPPRKSGSSHPSGERQKHPRWKEGAKDRHDPLPLWAELSKHKYQAPQGCSGVHECARQEGLAFFGIELAPVQQQELASLLRTYLARLPWAGPLTKELPLSPTYFGEDGIFRHDRLRFRDFVDALEDSLEEVAVRQTGDDDEVDDFEDFIFSHFFGDKALKKRSGKDKHLQNSRVVGPREEHSPHRRG, from the exons ATGGAT GTGGCAGCCTCAGCAGCTGCGGGAACCTCAGCAGTGATGGCCTCCTGCCCAGACTCGGACAATAGCTGGGTGCTTGCCGGCTCAGAG AGCCTGCCTGTGGAGACCTTGGGCCCTGAATCTGGGATGGACGCAGAATCTGAGAGAGCTCCCCGGGCCCCTCGGAGCCCCTCCAAGGCAGCTGCTGAGGAATCAGCTGGGACCTTGGATGGAGGAG AGACTGTGTCCCAGAGTGAGAGCTCCCAATCTGGGCCCATCCTGTCAGAGGAGGCTGAGGCCAAG GGTGTCCTGGAAGGGGATGACCCTGGAATGGAGACCCCCGGCCCAGGAGACACAGAGGCCCGGGGAGACTTGGAGGAGACCCCTGAGGTGGTAGGCCTGGAACCGGACTCACAGGACCTGGAGGATCAGAGCCCCCCCCGCAGCCTGCCTTCATCCCCCAACACAG ctcAGATCAGGGAGGAGGCCCACCGCTCCAGCAGCGAGGAGGACGACACCGATGTGGATGTGGAGGGTCTGCGGAGACGGCGGGGCCGGGAGCCCGGCACTCCTCAGCCCGCGGCCACCCTGGGTGTGGAGAGCCAGGGCCAGGGCGAAGGTGCAGGCGGGGAGCTGGGCATCTCCCtcaacatgtgtctcctcggggCCCTGGTTCTGCTGGGCCTGGGGATCCTCCTCTTTG GTGGCCTCTCAGAGTCTGAAAGTG GGCCCCTGGAGGGAGTAGACCTGCAGGTCTTGCCAGATCCGGAGTCTGATGCTGAGATGCTGGAGGCTGCGGGGGATGGGCAG GATGGACTACAGCAGCTACAGACCTCAGAGCTCCTGGACAGTGTCCCCAGCCTGCAGAACATGGCCCTTCTGCTGGATAAGCTGGCCAAGGAGAACCAGGACATCCGACTACTGCAGGCCCAGCTGCAG GCCCAGAAGGAAGAGCTTCAGAGCCTGATGCATCAGCCCAAAGGGCTAGAAGAGGAGAATGCCCGGCTCCGAGGGGCCCTCCAGCAGGGCGAGGCCTCCCAGCGGGCCCTGGAGTCAGAGCTGCAGCAGCTGCGGGCCCAGCTTCAGGGACTGGAGGCTGACTGCGTCCAGGGTGCAGATGGGCTGTGTCTCCATTGGGGCAGAGGCCCGCAGGCTGGCAAGGTCACCAAGGAGCAAGGCGCTACAGGGCCGGAGCCAAGCCCTGGATTCCTGGAGCAAAAGAAACAGCTAGAGGCCGAGGCCCAGGCATTAAGGCAAGAGTTGGAGCGGCAGCGGCGGCTGCTGGGGTCTGTGCAGCAGGACCTGGAACGGAGCTTGAGGGATGCGGGCCGAGGGCATCCAGCCCAGGCTGGCCTGGCTGAGTTGGGTCACAGGCTGGCCCAGAAGCTGCGGGGCCTGGAGGACTGGGGCCAGCGCCCTGGGGTCCCTGCCAATGTCTCAGAGGCCTGGCATCAGAAGCCTCACTTCCAGAATTTCAGGGAGCGGAGTGGGAAGGAAAAGTGGTGGGATAGGCAAGGGGACTGGAAGACCGAGCACCGGAAACATAAGAAGGAGGTATCTGGCCGGGAGAAGAGCTGGCGGGGTGAGGAGGACAGGGAGCGGGCGGGGAGGTGGAAGGAGGGCAAGCCAAGGGTGGAGGAGTGGGCCAGCAAGAAGGATGGCAAGCGACAGCGTTCCAAGGAGCCCCCCAGGAAAAGTGGGAGCTCCCACCCCTCCGGAGAAAGGCAGAAACACCCTCGATGGAAGGAAGGAGCTAAAGACAGGCATGACCCCCTGCCACTCTGGGCAGAGCTGTCCAAGCACAAGTACCAGGCACCCCAGGGCTGTTCAGGTGTCCATGAGTGTGCCCGGCAGGAGGGCCTGGCCTTCTTTGGCATAGAGCTAGCCCCCGTGCAGCAACAGGAGCTGGCCTCTCTGCTGAGGACGTACCTGGCACGACTGCCTTGGGCCGGGCCACTGACCAAGGAGCTGCCCCTCTCTCCCACTTACTTCGGTGAGGATGGTATCTTCCGCCACGACCGCCTCCGCTTCCGTGACTTTGTAGACGCCTTGGAGGAcagcctggaggaggtggcagtgAGACAAACAGGTGATGACGACGAGGTGGATGACTTTGAGGATTTCATCTTCAGCCACTTCTTTGGAGACAAAGCACTGAAGAAGAG GTCTGGGAAGGACAAACATTTGCAGAACTCCAGAGTTGTGGGGCCCAGGGAGGAGCACAGCCCCCACCGCCGGGGCTGA
- the PBXIP1 gene encoding pre-B-cell leukemia transcription factor-interacting protein 1 isoform X3 translates to MASCPDSDNSWVLAGSESLPVETLGPESGMDAESERAPRAPRSPSKAAAEESAGTLDGGETVSQSESSQSGPILSEEAEAKQGVLEGDDPGMETPGPGDTEARGDLEETPEVVGLEPDSQDLEDQSPPRSLPSSPNTAQIREEAHRSSSEEDDTDVDVEGLRRRRGREPGTPQPAATLGVESQGQGEGAGGELGISLNMCLLGALVLLGLGILLFGGLSESESGPLEGVDLQVLPDPESDAEMLEAAGDGQDGLQQLQTSELLDSVPSLQNMALLLDKLAKENQDIRLLQAQLQAQKEELQSLMHQPKGLEEENARLRGALQQGEASQRALESELQQLRAQLQGLEADCVQGADGLCLHWGRGPQAGKVTKEQGATGPEPSPGFLEQKKQLEAEAQALRQELERQRRLLGSVQQDLERSLRDAGRGHPAQAGLAELGHRLAQKLRGLEDWGQRPGVPANVSEAWHQKPHFQNFRERSGKEKWWDRQGDWKTEHRKHKKEVSGREKSWRGEEDRERAGRWKEGKPRVEEWASKKDGKRQRSKEPPRKSGSSHPSGERQKHPRWKEGAKDRHDPLPLWAELSKHKYQAPQGCSGVHECARQEGLAFFGIELAPVQQQELASLLRTYLARLPWAGPLTKELPLSPTYFGEDGIFRHDRLRFRDFVDALEDSLEEVAVRQTGDDDEVDDFEDFIFSHFFGDKALKKRSGKDKHLQNSRVVGPREEHSPHRRG, encoded by the exons ATGGCCTCCTGCCCAGACTCGGACAATAGCTGGGTGCTTGCCGGCTCAGAG AGCCTGCCTGTGGAGACCTTGGGCCCTGAATCTGGGATGGACGCAGAATCTGAGAGAGCTCCCCGGGCCCCTCGGAGCCCCTCCAAGGCAGCTGCTGAGGAATCAGCTGGGACCTTGGATGGAGGAG AGACTGTGTCCCAGAGTGAGAGCTCCCAATCTGGGCCCATCCTGTCAGAGGAGGCTGAGGCCAAG CAGGGTGTCCTGGAAGGGGATGACCCTGGAATGGAGACCCCCGGCCCAGGAGACACAGAGGCCCGGGGAGACTTGGAGGAGACCCCTGAGGTGGTAGGCCTGGAACCGGACTCACAGGACCTGGAGGATCAGAGCCCCCCCCGCAGCCTGCCTTCATCCCCCAACACAG ctcAGATCAGGGAGGAGGCCCACCGCTCCAGCAGCGAGGAGGACGACACCGATGTGGATGTGGAGGGTCTGCGGAGACGGCGGGGCCGGGAGCCCGGCACTCCTCAGCCCGCGGCCACCCTGGGTGTGGAGAGCCAGGGCCAGGGCGAAGGTGCAGGCGGGGAGCTGGGCATCTCCCtcaacatgtgtctcctcggggCCCTGGTTCTGCTGGGCCTGGGGATCCTCCTCTTTG GTGGCCTCTCAGAGTCTGAAAGTG GGCCCCTGGAGGGAGTAGACCTGCAGGTCTTGCCAGATCCGGAGTCTGATGCTGAGATGCTGGAGGCTGCGGGGGATGGGCAG GATGGACTACAGCAGCTACAGACCTCAGAGCTCCTGGACAGTGTCCCCAGCCTGCAGAACATGGCCCTTCTGCTGGATAAGCTGGCCAAGGAGAACCAGGACATCCGACTACTGCAGGCCCAGCTGCAG GCCCAGAAGGAAGAGCTTCAGAGCCTGATGCATCAGCCCAAAGGGCTAGAAGAGGAGAATGCCCGGCTCCGAGGGGCCCTCCAGCAGGGCGAGGCCTCCCAGCGGGCCCTGGAGTCAGAGCTGCAGCAGCTGCGGGCCCAGCTTCAGGGACTGGAGGCTGACTGCGTCCAGGGTGCAGATGGGCTGTGTCTCCATTGGGGCAGAGGCCCGCAGGCTGGCAAGGTCACCAAGGAGCAAGGCGCTACAGGGCCGGAGCCAAGCCCTGGATTCCTGGAGCAAAAGAAACAGCTAGAGGCCGAGGCCCAGGCATTAAGGCAAGAGTTGGAGCGGCAGCGGCGGCTGCTGGGGTCTGTGCAGCAGGACCTGGAACGGAGCTTGAGGGATGCGGGCCGAGGGCATCCAGCCCAGGCTGGCCTGGCTGAGTTGGGTCACAGGCTGGCCCAGAAGCTGCGGGGCCTGGAGGACTGGGGCCAGCGCCCTGGGGTCCCTGCCAATGTCTCAGAGGCCTGGCATCAGAAGCCTCACTTCCAGAATTTCAGGGAGCGGAGTGGGAAGGAAAAGTGGTGGGATAGGCAAGGGGACTGGAAGACCGAGCACCGGAAACATAAGAAGGAGGTATCTGGCCGGGAGAAGAGCTGGCGGGGTGAGGAGGACAGGGAGCGGGCGGGGAGGTGGAAGGAGGGCAAGCCAAGGGTGGAGGAGTGGGCCAGCAAGAAGGATGGCAAGCGACAGCGTTCCAAGGAGCCCCCCAGGAAAAGTGGGAGCTCCCACCCCTCCGGAGAAAGGCAGAAACACCCTCGATGGAAGGAAGGAGCTAAAGACAGGCATGACCCCCTGCCACTCTGGGCAGAGCTGTCCAAGCACAAGTACCAGGCACCCCAGGGCTGTTCAGGTGTCCATGAGTGTGCCCGGCAGGAGGGCCTGGCCTTCTTTGGCATAGAGCTAGCCCCCGTGCAGCAACAGGAGCTGGCCTCTCTGCTGAGGACGTACCTGGCACGACTGCCTTGGGCCGGGCCACTGACCAAGGAGCTGCCCCTCTCTCCCACTTACTTCGGTGAGGATGGTATCTTCCGCCACGACCGCCTCCGCTTCCGTGACTTTGTAGACGCCTTGGAGGAcagcctggaggaggtggcagtgAGACAAACAGGTGATGACGACGAGGTGGATGACTTTGAGGATTTCATCTTCAGCCACTTCTTTGGAGACAAAGCACTGAAGAAGAG GTCTGGGAAGGACAAACATTTGCAGAACTCCAGAGTTGTGGGGCCCAGGGAGGAGCACAGCCCCCACCGCCGGGGCTGA